Proteins from one Coffea arabica cultivar ET-39 chromosome 8c, Coffea Arabica ET-39 HiFi, whole genome shotgun sequence genomic window:
- the LOC113707021 gene encoding receptor protein-tyrosine kinase CEPR1-like, with amino-acid sequence MSKLQHSLLLLAFTSLLMPLLAISPATRIEEQRILLKIKQIFGNPPSLESWKPSSSSPCDWLEISCSNGTVTYISLGSKNISTTLPRIICDLPNLQGIDLSDNSIPGNFPDFLCSCKKLNRLDLSWNNFLGPIPDDIQCLSGLRYLDLGHNNFYSIPKGIGQLQELTSLTIDGNSIRTIPVLEIGNLSNLEELSLSVNEGLAPDEIPLEFAGLKKLKSLSMSATNLIGEIPQFIVVNLTNLETLDLSNNRLAGSIPGGFNKLHNLQTLLLGFNKFSGSLPSGIVNPNLKVLDLRYNRLFGLVPDEYEKADYTLSFSENLNLCTDNKILQLPLCTKKKAHMFFYILAAIFGFILASGLSVYFLAKKYGQHRRKVHTNDIPEWESIWFHKLNFTESDILSSLSENNLIGRGGSGKVYRIIINPIGEKVAVKRVWNDKKSDQRLEREFLAEVQVLGMIRHCNIVKLLGCISSKTAKLLIYEYMENQSLDKWLHKKAGSTTSEACDSTPGDVLDWPTRLRIAIGTAQGLCYMHHDCSLPIVHRDIKSSNILLDSGLNAKIADYGLAKVLVKEGEPETASAVAGTFGYIAPEYAYTSKLNVKSDVYSFGVVLLELTTGRQPVIVDEQMNLVQWAWQHYEEEKSIITALDEEIMEPCYLETMTAVFKLGLKCTSPSPSQRPAMNEILQILLSCPINFPSWQESSVVLTVH; translated from the exons ATGTCAAAATTGCAACATTCCCTTCTGCTTCTCGCTTTCACAagtcttttgatgcctttgCTTGCAATTTCACCCGCAACCAGAATTGAAGAACAGAGAATTCTACTCAAAATCAAGCAGATTTTTGGTAATCCACCaagtttagaatcttggaagcCATCATCCTCCTCACCCTGTGACTGGCTTGAGATTTCTTGCAGCAATGGCACAGTCACTTACATTTCTCTTGGCAGCAAAAATATATCTACAACGCTGCCCAGAATCATATGTGACCTTCCGAATCTCCAAGGCATTGACCTTTCCGACAACTCCATTCCCGGCAACTTCCCTGATTTTCTTTGCAGCTGCAAGAAACTTAATCGTCTTGATCTCTCTTGGAATAATTTTCTTGGGCCAATTCCTGATGATATTCAATGTTTATCAGGACTTCGGTACCTCGACTTAGGACACAATAACTTCTACAGCATCCCTAAAGGCATTGGGCAGCTGCAAGAGTTAACATCATTGACGATTGACGGGAATAGCATAAGAACTATTCCAGTACTGGAGATTGGAAATTTGTCCAATCTGGAAGAGTTGAGTTTGTCAGTTAATGAGGGGTTGGCTCCAGATGAAATTCCCCTGGAGTTTGCTGGGCTAAAGAAGTTGAAGTCGTTGTCCATGAGCGCAACAAATTTGATAGGTGAAATTCCGCAGTTTATTGTTGTCAATCTAACAAACCTTGAAACTCTGGACCTCTCAAATAACAGATTGGCAGGATCTATACCTGGAGGTTTTAACAAACTGCACAATCTTCAAACTCTATTGCTAGGTTTCAATAAATTCTCTGGATCGCTACCATCAGGTATTGTCAATCCAAATCTTAAAGTACTTGACTTGCGTTACAATCGACTCTTTGGGCTTGTCCCTGATGAGTATGAGAAAGCAGATTATACCTTGAGTTTCAGTGAGAACTTGAACCTGTGTACTGACaacaaaattcttcaacttccTCTTTGCACTAAAAAAAAAGCGCATATGTTCTTCTACATTCTCGCTGCCATCTTTGGTTTTATACTTGCTAGTGGATTATCTGTCTATTTCTTAGCTAAGAAGTATGGTCAGCACAGAAGGAAAGTACATACTAATGATATTCCTGAGTGGGAATCCATCTGGTTTCACAAGTTGAATTTTACAGAATCAGACATCTTATCCAGCTTGTCAGAAAATAATCTGATTGGAAGAGGGGGTAGTGGGAAGGTATATCGGATTATTATCAATCCAATTGGTGAAAAAGTTGCGGTGAAGAGGGTATGGAATGACAAGAAGTCGGACCAAAGGCTTGAGAGGGAATTTCTTGCAGAAGTTCAAGTACTGGGGATGATTAGGCATTGCAACATAGTGAAGCTCTTGGGTTGCATTTCTAGCAAAACCGCTAAGCTCCTCATATATGAGTACATGGAGAATCAGAGCCTTGATAAGTGGCTGCATAAGAAAGCAGGAAGCACAACTTCAGAAGCTTGTGATAGTACCCCAGGAGATGTTCTGGACTGGCCAACAAGGCTGCGCATAGCCATTGGAACTGCTCAGGGGCTTTGCTACATGCACCATGACTGCTCTCTACCTATAGTACATCGCGATATAAAGTCCAGCAATATTCTCTTGGATTCGGGGTTGAATGCAAAAATAGCAGATTATGGACTTGCAAAAGTTCTGGTGAAAGAAGGAGAGCCTGAGACAGCATCTGCAGTTGCTGGAACTTTTGGTTATATTGCCCCAG AGTACGCCTACACATCAAAATTAAATGTGAAGAGCGATGTCTATAGTTTTGGTGTGGTACTTCTTGAGCTAACAACTGGAAGACAGCCTGTAATTGTGGATGAACAAATGAACCTTGTACAATGGGCATGGCAGCATTACGAAGAAGAAAAGTCAATTATCACTGCTTTGGATGAGGAAATCATGGAACCATGTTACTTGGAAACAATGACAGCAGTGTTCAAACTAGGACTCAAGTGCACTAGCCCTTCACCTTCTCAAAGGCCTGCCATGAATGAGATCTTGCAAATTCTTCTTAGCTGTCCTATTAATTTTCCTTCTTGGCAGGAGTCTTCTGTTGTACTTACTGTCCACTAG
- the LOC113707022 gene encoding amino acid permease 8, with protein sequence MVSADKMQFHLEACEYGLEVQKGTNLLLDDDGKPKRTGTVWTASAHIITAIIGSGVLSLAWGVAQLGWIVGVTTLVVFSGITLYTSSLLADCYRSPETGKRNYTYMEAVKNNLGGKMYIACGMVQYANLYGTIIGYTITASISMAAIQKSDCFHKRGHEASCSVSNNPYMIGLGILEIFLSQIPNFHKLSMLSIVAAIMSFSYSSIGMGLAFAKVISGKGERTTLTGVEVGINLSAAEKTWRMFRAFGDIAFAYTYSQILIEIQDTLRSQPSENKVMKKANIMGVFTTTTFYMMCGCFGYAAFGNNAPGNLLTGFGFYEPFWLVDMANICIVVHLVGAYQVFSQPLFGAFESWALWMWPNSKFVTEEYLISIGGSAKYRFSTSFLRLIWRTLFVVLATVLAMAMPFFNDILALLGALGYWPLTVYFPIQMYIAQKKVGRWSSRWIALQLINFICLLVAVAAACGSVQGLSKDLNAFKPFKVED encoded by the exons ATGGTGAGTGCTGACAAAATGCAATTCCACCTTGAGGCGTGTGAATATGGCCTGGAGGTCCAGAAAGGCACAAATTTGCTGCTAGATGATGATGGCAAACCCAAAAGAACAG GAACTGTCTGGACTGCAAGTGCACACATTATTACAGCCATTATAGGCTCTGGAGTCCTATCACTTGCCTGGGGTGTGGCACAGCTTGGTTGGATCGTGGGAGTCACCACTCTCGTAGTCTTTTCTGGGATTACTCTGTATACTTCCAGTCTTTTAGCAGATTGTTACCGGTCCCCTGAGACTGGAAAGAGAAACTACACTTACATGGAAGCTGTCAAGAACAACTTAG GTGGAAAAATGTATATTGCTTGCGGAATGGTGCAATATGCCAATCTCTATGGGACGATAATAGGCTATACCATTACGGCATCAATAAGCATGGC GGCAATACAAAAATCAGATTGCTTTCATAAAAGAGGCCATGAAGCTTCATGCAGTGTTTCAAATAACCCCTACATGATTGGATTGGGAATCCTTGAAATTTTCCTATCCCAGATTCCGAACTTCCACAAGTTGTCAATGCTTTCTATCGTTGCGGCAATTATGTCTTTCAGTTATTCTTCTATTGGAATGGGGCTTGCCTTTGCGAAAGTCATTTCAG GAAAAGGAGAGAGGACTACGTTGACAGGAGTAGAGGTTGGTATTAATTTATCAGCAGCTGAAAAGACCTGGAGAATGTTCAGAGCATTTGGAGATATTGCATTTGCCTACACTTATTCTCAAATCCTGATTGAAATTCAG GATACACTAAGATCACAGCCATCAGAAAACAAAGTGATGAAAAAGGCAAATATTATGGGAGTGTTCACCACAACAACATTCTATATGATGTGTGGCTGCTTTGGTTACGCTGCATTTGGGAACAATGCTCCAGGAAACCTGCTAACAGGTTTCGGATTTTACGAGCCATTTTGGCTGGTTGACATGGCCAACATTTGCATTGTGGTGCACCTAGTCGGGGCATATCAG GTGTTTTCACAACCATTGTTCGGTGCGTTTGAATCATGGGCTCTCTGGATGTGGCCTAATTCAAAGTTTGTCACAGAAGAGTACTTGATAAGCATAGGCGGTTCCGCAAAATACAGATTTAGCACCAGCTTTCTCAGACTCATCTGGAGAACATTATTTGTGGTACTGGCAACAGTTCTTGCAATGGCAATGCCATTCTTCAATGACATACTTGCACTTCTTGGAGCACTTGGATATTGGCCATTGACAGTGTATTTCCCTATACAAATGTACATTGCACAGAAGAAAGTTGGAAGATGGTCCTCAAGGTGGATTGCTCTGCAACTCATAAATTTTATCTGCTTGCTTGTCGCTGTGGCTGCAGCCTGTGGCTCAGTTCAAGGACTGAGCAAGGATCTCAATGCTTTCAAGCCTTTTAAGGTCGAAGACTAG